taacttattcatatggaataagcccacaggggccattgacatgaaattcaagcattcgaaaaatatggtgttcattaggaagaagtaagaggagttaaatggaaatgcagaaagaagacatcctcggggagactgtttcacagtccaatgacaagaggaataaaggacctctggaagaGAGTTTttcagcgaggcacatttactgcatgttactgctgctgttcagcaaatctggttgcttttGGCAGCAAAAGGGAATCTGGAagcaattgtgaatatgaaaaatatgaaaaactgacaagatggtcgatggtccaagtcataactgctaatattaggaagcAGAAACCTGTCACCACGAACCACCCTatctaagagataaatctctggcagaagcagacatccataccagagaacagtattgtagtaaaggaaggacaaatgacctaaaacaggttgcactgattttatcacgtTATAAATATACAAGGCCTTTCGTAtgatacctaacttttgtgcagcatttgctgacagtttcattagatgtttctcaaaagtaagtttcattagatgtttctcaaaagtaagatgtgagtcaaaagttacaccctgaatagttaaagcttcagccTTATTCAGCAGTCCCATCCACCTAGGGAGGAGGCTGAGGTGGAAAATCtttgagatctgctaatcaataatatttttgcttcatttgtagacattaaaaataaaagtggaccaagaacactaccctgtggaactcttcacacaataggtcttggtttgctgaagatcccatcaacagcaactcatgGCTGCCTACCTGgtaggaaatcttgaagtaaacttACAACATATCCACCCACACCAAGATAATGAAGTTTATAAttataagtgccttgtgatttactaaattgaaagcagctaAAATCTAtgtgaattactctacactcagaacccttatcaaggttctcttgtaaatgCATGTGAAGTcttaaaagagcattgcaggtacttAACTGTTTCCTGTATGCATGCAGACTATCAGCAAACAgttctttagattccacatagtactttagattccacatacttacataatggcttaaaaatatgattttcagcAACTTTGCATAGCACAGGGAgctagaaattggcctgtagttactgctgtgtgcagatatgccattctttggcaTATATGCTCACAGCGCTCATCCTAAAAGATACTACATtgacaaaaatctataaaatctactcATCTtgagagacaacacactagaaactttaaaaaacaaagggaggaAACCATTAGGATCCTCACCACCCTGGCTATCATGactatcaagaattttcttaacgtGCCTAGagtgaaatggaaattttgtaagaaaaggtTCAGGATAAGTATTCGGGAGAGGGACATCCACAGccgattgcttagcttcaaaagctcggtGAAGCAGTCTAGTCTTTTTCTTAGGGCCAGTAACCTGTCTACCATCCTCTGTTAGTAGTGGAGGAATTGAAGATGAGCGTGACCCATAGATAGATGCCAATTTGGgccaccacagatgaggccgaGTAAGTCCTTCAAGTTTCCTCGTtaaggaattattataatttctctcagCTTTATAAATATACTATTAATATTTGGAATTAATGAATATTGCTTCACCAGTGCTCAAAAGATCTCCGTGAGTAGTAACCTGGGATTTCAAGCAATCATTCTTGAAGCGTGATCATCAAGAACAACCTGATCCCTCTCCACATTGACCTTATGATCAGATGAGCTCACCAGTGAACCTACTCCAAAGATTTAATCCCTGTAATATCTGCAAATGCAGGGTCAaaataccccccccccccaaggggTGTTGGTAAGCAATTGGCAATAAAATCAAGACATCCAAGTTCTCCACTGGCTTAAAGTCTGCATTTGCAGCATCCATAATACTCTTCCAGTGGTTTTGAGATTCAAAGAAACCAAAAGTAATATACAGACGTTCTTTAATCTCTTGGAATGGGCATTATGTTGGTGTAAAATGTTGCTTCTGTAAGCCTGGAATCAAACCAAAATGGACAGTAATGTTTAAGTTCCTTTCATTCTTAGATTAATCCACAATCATTGCTAAGATGATGAAGTACGGTAATCAGATTCTGTGGACCAAGAAGTTCAGTATTGCCAGAAAGAAGCAGTAACATGTACAACAAGCAGAAAGGAATATTTATAGGCTTAGGACCAAAACTggatacaaaatttaaatcaacattgaaaagtatgcacatggcaaaatattgaaaataagccATCCAGTTGTACATTAGACCATGTGCAGCTTTAATGGATCACTGTTTTTTGAGAGAAATATCTTAAAAATCTTTTTGAGAAGAGTTTTAGtgaaattgaggctgtcaagAAATCTTTCAAGAAGTGAAACTGCAACACTTGCACTTAACACTTGCACTCAACACTAATTGAGTCATGTATATAGGCTGTATACATACCATCTCAGGAAGCAGTCTACCAAATCTTACTCGAATTTTTATTAGGGTAGTGTTTTggtttacagtatatagatatgcaGTAAAGGAAGATTGTTGAAATAATTGTAATCTTTCCtagaccacaaaaaaaaaggaaaaaaaaaaaaaaaaatcaggtaccAAGAAATACaagttcttatttttaaaatatttattgaaaaattgtgCAGtacatctataatttttttaaaatccaagtttataaatatataaactgggATTCTGGAAAATTTATAGATGCAAACCTTACAAGCTGAAgttgtacataaaaaataaaaatgacacccAAATCTGAAATGgttgtatataaaacattataaaaatctaTGAATCACAGACTAAGTTCTCCAGCCACTCAGCCCTTTCCattaaatcaaattataaatcaCAACCTATCACATTAAGAATATTGAATATCTATTAAACAGCATGAATACTTGCTAATAACCATAAAGGCATTTACAGTAGTTGATAGAAACCAATTTTCCAGGTCTCCTAAAATCTATTGCTCAGTCACATTTAACATGCTTATTTCcttaatatgattttcattttgtaatacaaagttaaaaactgACACTTATTTCAAAGTGTTGACGTGTAAAATAATTTGCAACCAGTTATGGCTactattttttaaattgaattgtGTTCTATTTCTACTCTGGTCTTACTAAAAAATTATAGTGTGTTCTACTCTGGTCTTACTGAACACTGAAAAGAGTATAACAGCCTAACATGGCTTACACATACCTATAGTGAGGAAGTTCAAGATGCTGAAAATTCAGAACAAAGTCAACATTTAAACCAAAGGATAGGATGCAGCACTTGCGATGCCACACATATTGTTCTGATTACGTGCAATCTTAATGTAGCCCTTGTCACCCCATGACTTGCTCCATGAGTTCTTTACAAGCCAGTAGTCTTGGCCATCCTCGGTAGTGCCATAACCAACAGCAAGAACTCCATGATCCAAATTCTCTGATGAGCAGTCTGGATCACTGTATACTCCTGCAAAGTAGTATTGGATATAGCAATGGAAATGCTTGAAGGTTTACTGtgacatttacaaaaatacacaaaaccttCACATCAAAGTTTTTTTGGcaaattacacaaattacaaaattcacaatcagaaaaacaacacattaCGATTCTGGCATATGCTCAGGGATAACAAGTACCGCAAATATTTACCATGTTGATAAAACTGGAAGGAGTCTTGGCTGGCATCAATAGCAACAGAAACTGGTCCAATGGTGGCAATAGCTTTCTTCAAAGCATTTTCGCTTCCTTCTCGGACATCCACAAAGCCCCTATCATCAGCACCAGAGTTAGCAGGATTGTAGCGACATGGTTCATCCTGCAATTTTTAGATTTAGCAATCAAAGTTATTTCACTGGGTGAGAACTATGTATAGACATTACAACTGTGTGCATTTACTACATGCAACAAATGGATACTTTAGATTCAACCAATATTATATTCCAAAACGaacagtaaaacaaattaaaatttaaaacataccTCTGCTTCATAAGGGTAACTTTTTTCAGTGTCAATGCCACCATTAGATTTAATGTACTGGAATGCGTTGTCCATGAGACCACCATTGCAACCATTATTTCCAAACTTTGTGGAGCAATCAACCAAGTTTTGTTCAGAGAGGCTTACCAAGTCTCCAGTTTGTCTGTAATGCTGACCTTCTAAAGCTCCAGTCTGTAATTAAAATTTCCATGCTTAAGAGAATTTTACCAATTAAGGCTCCTACTTCTATAGAGTTTATTTAACCACAAAAATATAGCAGCAGCATCCTTCATTAATAGAAAATGACCAACTCCAAAACCATATTATGGTAGCGGCCAGAGGGAATGTGCGCTAATGCTTTAAGCATTTTACAAGTCAGAACTATATCTAACATTTccagaaaaaacatttattcaacATGCCCTTACATAAATAAGAAACCaaacaaacttaaaaatactAACAGCAGAAAAAGCCCAACATGAGCCACAAGCTCCTTGGTCTTTCACTTCAGTGACAGCTCCTTTCTCCCTCCAATCAACACTTTTGGGCATTACAACATCCTCAGGTGGTTCAACAAAGTGAGCTCCTTGAAAGCCACGGTTTGCTTTGTAACCAGCACCACTGGTGTTAGCACGGAATCCATTCATCATGTTCACAAATTCGTGGTGAAGCTggaagataaaaatggaaaaaaaaaaaaattaaaccaagacCGATTTGTTAGCAAAATATCAAACACTAAACTACCTCAAGCCAACCTCAATGAATGAGGTAAACTGAACTGAAACTTGTTAATAGTAGTTTGGTATACAGTAATCACAAATGGTTCAGATTACCATGCCTGTACAGTCAACTAAACCACAATCTCTCAACCATCTCATGTCCTTTCAACCTGTTTAATCACATTTTCCATGAAAACACAGACTAATAATGGGGGGAGggaaaatttttcatgaaaccagactaataatggagaaaaaaaaaaaaatcataccacaACACcaagaaaattcaacatttttcttctgCTGGTTGAAATGAAAACGAGTAACTTCAATCATAGTTTGGTTCACTTCAGTCCTAAAACAATATTTAAGAGCCAATataattttttagcctttttcattatcaaacttataaatactgtactaaatTGAGAAATTTTGTACTAAATATAATGGCCGTACCCCTGTAAGGAGGTTTGCATCCAATAAACTATACCTACTTACCATGTCACCATATTTGTTCATCCCAAGTTTGTAAGTCTTGGAACCCGTATGATAGAGTTTGTTGTGAGCAGCAATTTTTTGCTTATTCTCAGCAAAGATCTTCATTCGGAAGGCTTCTTCAGTATCACTTTTGTATTTCTTGCTATGTTcaaactgaaaatacaaattaattaaatttcatactggtaaattaattttaaaagaacagCCAACAAACTAGGCTTAAGTTTCTCTGGTTTGGAGGatgttaaaaaattactgaatactATACTGTTAAATAACCACATAACACCACAAGGGCAAAGAGTACTGACTGCTCTGGCACAAGGCTGGAGTAGGATTGTTACAaattcagaggcatcaaaatacCATATGGATCTATATAAACCATTAATAAAGCTGTAAGCCACCTACACCAAGTGTAAGACTGATGCCCAAAGAACTGGGACAAAGGAATTAAAGCtttaaagcagtaaaaaaaataattaaataaaaatgcctaTGAAAGGGGGGGAATAGAAAATTAGAAGTTTTTGATAGCTAAACCACTTCAATAATGGCAATATGCTTATGGTAGTCATAACTGtatggttatatgtatatttgactATACTGTATAGCATTTccaatggtaaagaaaaaaattctatatataaaaccaataatCTTGAACAAGCAATAACCTAACAGCAATAATCTCAAATTAGCCCTCACCTTGAAACTCTCCCACTCCTCCATCACAACGGTGAAGAAGGAAACAGCAGAGGCCGAAGCCACCACTGCTGTAAGAACTAATGCACAGAGGTACTTCATCTGTTGGTAAAAGATAACAGTTAGTTCATAGGCCACTATCAAAAGAAAGGGTATTAACCAGATCAGTGGAATAAGCAGCATACAATACAGCAGGGGAAAATACAGTAGAGCCATCTACAAACCTGTgaaaaagtatactgtatataaaatggcACCAGACTTGAGGATACAGAAGTGAGTTATCTCTTTTATGGGCTGTGTGTACTTACAGGCCAGTGCcaagttaaatatttaagtaacttttaactttaatgcAAAACCtctaaattgacaaaaaaaaaaaaaaaaaacttcatatggAATTTTATCGGAGGTGTAAGCATTTACATACAAGTTTGCACAAAAGGTATTTACTATCAAAAATGTAGCCATGGATTTCCTGTCTTCATACCATTGATAGTGGTTTTGTTAGTTACAGTGCGTCCTTGTCTTAcggcgaagggtctgttggaACAGCGCTGCACCCTAAGTCGATTTCTGCCACAAgactatttttctctgttattggtgccacaacttgatgttgcatcaagttgcAGCGCTgtaaatgccattaacttcatggctattcttgctgttagcacCATCAGTGGTGCTTATGGCATCGTAacgatgttgcatcaagttacggcaaggtaaaactgttaatggcACTGGAAAAGTGCCCTAAGTTGAGGAAGCACTGTATCTACTAACAATTACTGTACATGGCACTTTTGGAAGTTCTGCTTTTGTA
This DNA window, taken from Macrobrachium rosenbergii isolate ZJJX-2024 chromosome 4, ASM4041242v1, whole genome shotgun sequence, encodes the following:
- the Cp1 gene encoding procathepsin L isoform X2 encodes the protein MKYLCALVLTAVVASASAVSFFTVVMEEWESFKFEHSKKYKSDTEEAFRMKIFAENKQKIAAHNKLYHTGSKTYKLGMNKYGDMLHHEFVNMMNGFRANTSGAGYKANRGFQGAHFVEPPEDVVMPKSVDWREKGAVTEVKDQGACGSCWAFSATGALEGQHYRQTGDLVSLSEQNLVDCSTKFGNNGCNGGLMDNAFQYIKSNGGIDTEKSYPYEAEDEPCRYNPANSGADDRGFVDVREGSENALKKAIATIGPVSVAIDASQDSFQFYQHGVYSDPDCSSENLDHGVLAVGYGTTEDGQDYWLVKNSWSKSWGDKGYIKIARNQNNMCGIASAASYPLV
- the Cp1 gene encoding procathepsin L isoform X1, translated to MALLYFPLLYCMLLIPLIWLIPFLLIVAYELTVIFYQQMKYLCALVLTAVVASASAVSFFTVVMEEWESFKFEHSKKYKSDTEEAFRMKIFAENKQKIAAHNKLYHTGSKTYKLGMNKYGDMLHHEFVNMMNGFRANTSGAGYKANRGFQGAHFVEPPEDVVMPKSVDWREKGAVTEVKDQGACGSCWAFSATGALEGQHYRQTGDLVSLSEQNLVDCSTKFGNNGCNGGLMDNAFQYIKSNGGIDTEKSYPYEAEDEPCRYNPANSGADDRGFVDVREGSENALKKAIATIGPVSVAIDASQDSFQFYQHGVYSDPDCSSENLDHGVLAVGYGTTEDGQDYWLVKNSWSKSWGDKGYIKIARNQNNMCGIASAASYPLV